A single genomic interval of Myxocyprinus asiaticus isolate MX2 ecotype Aquarium Trade chromosome 19, UBuf_Myxa_2, whole genome shotgun sequence harbors:
- the angptl1a gene encoding angiopoietin-related protein 1a: MRGITWNMGIMLCLSICMFCKSYSGNELLQSRQRRAPSDDPKKCAYTFLVPQQKITGPICASATGPEPDKERVTRMDIADMREILSKQRREIEVLQLVADVDGNLVNEMKLLRKESRNMNSRVTQLYMQLLHEIIRKRDNSLELVQLENRVLNVTTEMLRLASRYKEIELRFAGLAATVNNQSVLIAALEERCLRGYGRQDLPAVPPLVQVVPESIPANNNRFTNEIQRDNNNQAFPRGTRLDAPTPDTLGIPPPPQGTLTSDGPFRDCFQVRQAGHTTSGMYLLKAEGSDRLIQAWCEHKLDNGGWTVFQRRKDGSVNFFRNWENYKKGFGNIDGEHWLGLENIYNLAKQGNYKLLVELEDWVGKKVYAEYSSFHLEPESEAFRLRLGTYQGNAGDSLTSHNGKPFTTLDRDKDAFTGNCAHFHKGGWWYNACGQTNLNGVWYSGGVYRSKFQDGMFWAEYGGGFYSLKSVRMMIRPID; this comes from the exons ATGAGAGGCATAACATGGAACATGGGCATCATGCTCTGCCTCTCCATCTGCATGTTCTGCAAAAGTTACTCAGGAAATGAACTTCTGCAATCACGGCAACGACGGGCACCTTCCGACGACCCCAAAAAGTGCGCTTACACTTTCTTGGTACCTCAGCAAAAGATCACTGGTCCGATCTGTGCTTCTGCCACTGGGCCTGAGCCGGACAAGGAACGGGTGACCCGTATGGACATTGCTGACATGCGGGAGATCCTATCCAAGCAGCGGAGGGAGATTGAGGTGCTGCAACTAGTGGCGGATGTGGACGGGAACTTGGTAAATGAAATGAAGCTTTTGCGCAAAGAGTCCCGTAACATGAATTCCCGGGTGACACAGCTCTACATGCAGTTGCTTCATGAGATCATCCGCAAGAGGGACAACTCCCTGGAACTGGTACAGTTGGAGAACCGTGTGCTGAACGTCACAACTGAGATGCTCCGCCTGGCCTCCCGCTACAAAGAGATAGAGTTGCGTTTCGCAGGCCTTGCTGCCACTGTCAACAACCAATCGGTGCTCATTGCTGCACTGGAAGAGCGCTGTCTCCGTGGATATGGGCGTCAAGATCTGCCGGCAGTGCCACCGTTGGTGCAGGTGGTGCCAGAGAGCATTCCGGCCAACAACAACCGCTTCACCAATGAGATTCAGAGAGACAACAACAACCAAGCTTTTCCAAGGGGAACACGGTTGGATGCCCCAACGCCTGACACACTGGGAATCCCACCCCCTCCCCAGGGCACCCTCACCTCAGATG GGCCGTTCAGAGACTGTTTCCAGGTGCGGCAGGCAGGGCACACTACCAGTGGGATGTATCTGTTGAAGGCAGAAGGCAGTGATAGACTGATTCAGGCCTGGTGCGAGCATAAATTAGACAATGGAGGCTGGACTGTTTTTCAGCGAAGGAAAGATGGTTCTGTCAACTTCTTTAGGAACTGGGAAAACTACAAG AAAGGCTTTGGAAACATAGATGGAGAGCACTGGCTGGGATTGGAGAACATTTATAACCTGGCCAAGCAGGGGAATTACAAATTGCTGGTGGAGTTGGAGGACTGGGTGGGGAAGAAGGTGTATGCCGAGTACAGCAGTTTTCATCTGGAACCTGAGAGCGAGGCCTTCAGGCTAAGACTGGGCACATACCAGGGCAATGCTGGAGATTCACTCACCAGCCACAACGGAAAACCCTTCACGACACTAGACCGGGATAAAGATGCCTTCACAG GCAACTGTGCTCATTTCCACAAAGGCGGTTGGTGGTACAATGCATGCGGTCAAACAAATCTGAACGGTGTGTGGTACTCCGGTGGTGTGTATCGCAGCAAGTTCCAGGATGGAATGTTCTGGGCTGAGTATGGAGGAGGGTTCTACTCGCTCAAATCGGTCCGTATGATGATCAGGCCAATAGATTGA